One Fibrobacter sp. genomic window carries:
- a CDS encoding RluA family pseudouridine synthase codes for MNYLVDEKHNGERIDKFLVGVMENVSRTDVQKLIAAGEVKVGGAAAAKNFRVETGMVVVVDKLVEKESSTLEPEDIPLDIVYEDEDIVVLNKPRNLVVHPGNGVRTGTLAAGLLHHFKDNLSAVNGPLRPGIVHRLDKDTPGLMVVAKNDAAHRHLAHQLETRTLHRTYNALVWGCPRDLEGCIDAPIARNPKNRLKMAVVKGGKESRTHYVAKQFFAIATLLELQLESGRTHQIRVHSRYTGHPVVGDPLYDGREESLNRVPPLMKDVAAKVLEMAPAQLLQAVKIELIHPRTGKKMKFKVPMEEPFAKVLKFLKKECPADAPVFDEEEGFRDFDADIRFDEGFEDEVDNESLDQFQECVFPELKERKTRAQRHAEKQATAAQRRAKAAERKLIKQMKAARKKGVAVEDFVEPGYEPTIDPDLL; via the coding sequence ATGAATTACCTAGTTGACGAAAAACATAACGGCGAACGCATCGACAAGTTTCTTGTGGGCGTGATGGAAAATGTATCGCGTACCGACGTGCAGAAACTCATTGCCGCGGGCGAGGTGAAGGTGGGTGGCGCTGCTGCCGCCAAGAATTTCCGCGTAGAAACGGGTATGGTCGTTGTGGTCGACAAACTCGTTGAGAAGGAATCGAGTACGCTCGAACCCGAAGATATCCCGCTCGACATCGTGTACGAAGACGAAGACATCGTCGTGCTGAACAAGCCGCGCAACCTGGTGGTGCATCCGGGTAACGGCGTACGCACCGGAACGCTCGCCGCAGGTTTGCTCCACCATTTCAAGGATAACCTATCTGCGGTCAACGGGCCACTCCGTCCGGGTATCGTGCACCGTCTGGACAAGGATACGCCGGGCCTCATGGTGGTGGCGAAAAACGATGCCGCTCACAGGCATTTGGCGCACCAGCTCGAAACCCGCACGCTGCACCGCACGTACAATGCCCTCGTGTGGGGCTGTCCGCGTGACTTGGAAGGCTGCATCGACGCCCCGATTGCGCGCAACCCCAAGAACCGCCTCAAGATGGCCGTGGTGAAGGGTGGCAAGGAAAGCCGCACGCATTATGTGGCCAAGCAGTTCTTTGCGATTGCTACTTTGCTCGAACTGCAGTTGGAATCGGGCCGTACGCACCAGATTCGCGTGCATAGCCGCTATACGGGCCACCCGGTAGTGGGCGACCCGCTGTACGATGGCCGTGAAGAAAGTTTGAACCGCGTGCCGCCCCTAATGAAGGATGTCGCGGCGAAGGTGCTGGAGATGGCGCCCGCGCAGCTGTTGCAGGCGGTGAAGATTGAACTCATCCACCCGCGTACGGGAAAGAAGATGAAGTTCAAGGTCCCGATGGAAGAACCGTTTGCGAAGGTGCTCAAGTTCCTGAAGAAGGAATGTCCGGCGGATGCTCCGGTGTTCGATGAAGAGGAAGGCTTCCGCGACTTTGATGCGGATATTCGTTTTGATGAAGGCTTCGAAGATGAAGTTGATAATGAATCGCTCGATCAATTCCAGGAGTGCGTATTCCCGGAATTGAAGGAACGCAAGACCCGTGCCCAGCGCCATGCTGAAAAGCAGGCGACTGCCGCCCAGCGCAGGGCCAAGGCTGCCGAGCGCAAACTCATTAAGCAGATGAAGGCCGCCCGCAAAAAGGGCGTCGCTGTCGAGGACTTCGTGGAGCCCGGTTACGAACCCACGATTGACCCGGATTTGCTGTAA
- the lspA gene encoding signal peptidase II — MTKFYNKWPFHVGVILFSIVADQLTKLWALVRFTNETGAPNHDIIEVISDLVRFQLVFNKGAAFSSRPQDLMPFLSPTVFFILISVVACVVMFVFYKSIDKRDWLSRLGVVMILGGAVGNFIDRMRLKMVVDFIDCDFPDISFQKFSMTRFPTFNVADSFVTVGVAVIILSPIILKKIHKEIKAEKEAEKKALAAKKEKPAAGDEK, encoded by the coding sequence ATGACGAAGTTTTATAATAAGTGGCCGTTTCATGTTGGCGTAATCTTGTTCAGTATTGTAGCCGACCAGTTGACCAAACTTTGGGCGCTTGTGCGTTTTACGAACGAGACGGGAGCTCCGAACCACGACATCATCGAAGTGATTAGCGATCTGGTGCGCTTCCAGCTGGTGTTCAACAAGGGTGCCGCATTCAGCAGCCGTCCGCAAGATTTGATGCCGTTCCTTTCGCCGACGGTGTTCTTTATTTTGATTTCGGTCGTGGCGTGCGTAGTGATGTTCGTTTTCTATAAGAGTATCGACAAGCGCGATTGGCTGAGCCGCCTTGGCGTGGTGATGATTCTCGGTGGTGCCGTGGGCAACTTCATCGACCGCATGCGCCTCAAGATGGTGGTGGACTTTATCGACTGCGATTTCCCGGACATTAGTTTCCAGAAGTTTAGCATGACGCGATTTCCGACGTTCAACGTTGCGGATTCGTTCGTGACGGTTGGTGTGGCGGTCATTATCCTTTCGCCGATAATTTTGAAAAAAATCCATAAGGAAATCAAGGCCGAAAAGGAAGCCGAAAAGAAGGCCCTTGCTGCAAAAAAAGAAAAACCTGCCGCTGGTGACGAAAAATGA
- a CDS encoding CvpA family protein, whose product MNWIDIVCLICILVLTLIGIWRGFLKDVFRLVAWAAALAGAYFAQDLLADTIATNLAISGFTVKLVSICIGFLVPFILLFMIGHFVQKSIANTSAGKLNRILGGILGACKAWVICFIFLSILHILPVSGDLKETRNDAIAYNFYKFNLELLGFSSDEVDLVGFAEKKASEFSKEITDKAVEKVKETTTQAAEQAKDAAVQAAEDVKDAAVNAAKETTDKAVSTVKEKVESTTQSK is encoded by the coding sequence ATGAATTGGATTGACATCGTCTGCCTCATCTGCATTCTGGTATTGACCCTGATTGGCATCTGGCGCGGTTTCCTGAAAGACGTATTCAGACTTGTCGCCTGGGCAGCAGCACTTGCAGGAGCCTATTTTGCGCAGGACCTGCTCGCCGACACTATAGCAACGAATCTCGCCATCAGCGGGTTCACGGTCAAGCTCGTCAGCATCTGCATCGGGTTCCTCGTACCGTTCATCCTGCTTTTCATGATTGGGCACTTCGTGCAGAAATCCATCGCGAACACGAGCGCGGGCAAGTTGAATCGCATCCTGGGCGGCATTCTCGGCGCCTGCAAGGCGTGGGTCATCTGCTTCATATTCCTCAGCATCCTGCACATTCTTCCGGTATCGGGCGACCTCAAAGAGACGAGGAACGACGCCATCGCCTACAATTTCTACAAGTTCAACCTCGAACTGCTCGGGTTCTCTTCCGATGAAGTCGACCTGGTCGGCTTTGCCGAAAAGAAGGCAAGCGAATTCAGCAAGGAAATCACGGACAAGGCCGTAGAGAAGGTCAAGGAAACCACGACGCAGGCCGCAGAACAGGCGAAAGACGCCGCAGTACAGGCAGCAGAAGACGTAAAAGACGCAGCCGTCAACGCGGCCAAGGAAACAACCGACAAGGCAGTTTCCACCGTCAAAGAAAAAGTAGAATCTACGACTCAGTCAAAGTAA
- a CDS encoding serine/threonine-protein kinase, which yields MATTKKQTKDALPKKIGGYTPTQMLGHGAMGNVWLCHDESLDRMVIVKQMVPKLLDQDSFILRFQQEATILAHLNHPAIVVPYALWKESDGQLSLSMEFVMGKNLREILDVCKQPPVWVVMAILYEIFLALSVVHRAGIVHRDLKPANMMVDKDGRIRLLDFGVAHMDKVYEDDPTLTMAGSQIGTAAYMSPEQTIGDDATPASDLFSMGVIASEMLLGENVFRGESLNQTLQNIRRLKIGKQAFPEGTPKPLMKLVMRLLEKKPSKRPLSAADVADELSRMLQSYPRDLTPYLSEWVTSTMKGTNTTIEPATYPDKAKKLFIIGLATGIIVPTAIFTLLHLL from the coding sequence ATGGCGACGACGAAGAAACAGACAAAGGATGCCCTCCCGAAAAAAATCGGAGGCTACACCCCGACGCAGATGCTCGGGCATGGCGCCATGGGCAATGTCTGGCTCTGCCACGACGAATCGCTCGACCGCATGGTCATCGTGAAGCAGATGGTCCCGAAACTTCTGGACCAGGATTCCTTTATTCTGCGCTTCCAGCAGGAGGCGACCATCCTCGCCCACCTGAACCACCCCGCCATCGTCGTGCCCTACGCCCTCTGGAAGGAGAGCGACGGCCAGCTTTCGCTTTCCATGGAATTCGTGATGGGCAAGAACCTCCGCGAAATTCTGGATGTATGCAAGCAGCCGCCCGTATGGGTCGTGATGGCAATCCTCTACGAAATTTTCCTCGCACTTAGCGTCGTTCACCGTGCAGGCATCGTCCACCGCGACTTGAAACCCGCGAACATGATGGTCGACAAGGACGGGCGAATCCGCCTGCTCGATTTCGGTGTCGCGCACATGGACAAGGTGTACGAAGACGACCCGACGCTCACCATGGCGGGCTCGCAAATCGGTACGGCCGCCTACATGAGCCCCGAACAGACCATCGGAGATGACGCCACCCCGGCATCCGACCTGTTCAGCATGGGTGTCATCGCAAGCGAAATGCTGCTGGGCGAAAACGTGTTCCGCGGGGAATCGCTCAATCAAACTTTGCAAAACATCCGCAGGCTGAAAATCGGCAAGCAGGCCTTCCCCGAAGGCACGCCTAAACCTCTCATGAAGCTGGTAATGCGCCTCCTCGAGAAAAAGCCCTCGAAGCGTCCGCTTTCGGCCGCCGATGTCGCCGACGAACTGAGCCGCATGCTGCAATCCTACCCGCGCGACCTCACGCCATACCTTTCGGAATGGGTGACTTCCACGATGAAGGGCACGAATACCACCATAGAGCCAGCGACGTATCCGGACAAGGCCAAAAAATTGTTTATTATTGGTCTTGCTACTGGGATTATCGTTCCTACAGCAATATTCACCCTCCTGCATCTCCTCTAA
- the dnaA gene encoding chromosomal replication initiator protein DnaA, producing MQIDWERCLNYLRGMLSDSVFKTYFAQTRMVNQTPGHAVISVPPGLDIKVYSAYKELIKLGWKEATHNDTPMEFEFQPQEVVMQAAPATDNNFKDFIKPSVPLSSSFRFENFVPGDKAQLAFNAALAVAKNPYGTQYNPLFIYGPSGLGKTHLLQAIGNYVLEEDPAKRVCYLTSEDFSQQYMKCLREGRVTEMSDFYRNEVDILLIDDIQNWTGKYETQNEFFLIFNALHQAGKQIVLTSDAPAGEVKNLSDRLVSRFSWGLTVDIQPPDVETREAILHKKAEERHLEISDDVLHFLAEKIASNVRSLESAIIKLTLQSSLMNHDIDMSIAQKVAAEIAPTLRRRVSLDAVLHTVSQHYEVAESKLTEPGRGTKEISKARQVAMYLMRECSSISLQSIGSRFGGKDHSTVVHAIKSVKKEMETDAAFARLIEGLKNSIHD from the coding sequence ATGCAGATTGACTGGGAAAGATGCCTGAACTACTTACGCGGAATGCTCTCCGATTCCGTATTCAAGACGTATTTCGCACAGACCAGGATGGTGAACCAGACTCCGGGACACGCCGTGATATCCGTGCCCCCCGGACTGGACATTAAGGTCTACTCCGCATACAAGGAACTTATCAAGCTCGGCTGGAAGGAAGCAACCCACAACGACACGCCGATGGAATTCGAATTCCAGCCGCAAGAAGTCGTGATGCAGGCGGCTCCGGCCACCGACAACAACTTCAAGGATTTCATCAAGCCGAGCGTCCCGCTTTCGAGCAGTTTCCGCTTCGAAAACTTCGTTCCGGGCGACAAGGCCCAGCTCGCATTCAACGCGGCACTCGCCGTCGCCAAGAACCCGTACGGCACGCAGTACAACCCGCTGTTCATCTACGGCCCCTCGGGTCTCGGCAAGACTCACTTGCTGCAGGCCATCGGCAACTACGTGCTCGAAGAAGATCCTGCCAAGCGCGTGTGCTACCTCACCAGCGAAGATTTTTCGCAGCAGTACATGAAGTGTCTGCGCGAAGGCCGCGTGACAGAAATGAGTGATTTCTATCGCAACGAAGTGGACATCCTCCTCATCGACGACATCCAGAACTGGACCGGCAAGTACGAAACGCAGAACGAATTCTTCCTCATCTTCAATGCGCTGCACCAGGCAGGCAAGCAGATCGTGCTCACCTCCGATGCTCCCGCGGGCGAAGTGAAGAACCTCTCCGACCGTCTCGTGAGCCGTTTCTCGTGGGGCCTCACCGTGGACATCCAGCCGCCCGACGTGGAAACCCGCGAAGCGATTTTGCACAAGAAGGCCGAAGAGCGCCACCTGGAAATCAGTGACGACGTGCTCCACTTCCTCGCCGAAAAGATTGCAAGCAACGTGCGCAGCCTCGAAAGCGCCATCATCAAACTCACGCTGCAGTCGAGCCTGATGAACCACGACATCGACATGAGCATCGCCCAGAAGGTCGCGGCTGAAATCGCCCCGACGCTCCGCCGCCGCGTAAGCCTCGATGCCGTGCTCCACACCGTTTCGCAGCATTACGAAGTCGCCGAATCCAAGCTGACCGAACCCGGCCGTGGCACCAAGGAAATTTCCAAGGCCCGCCAGGTCGCCATGTACCTCATGCGCGAATGTTCTTCCATCAGCTTGCAGAGCATCGGTTCGCGTTTTGGCGGCAAGGACCACTCCACCGTCGTTCATGCCATCAAGAGCGTGAAGAAGGAAATGGAAACCGACGCCGCATTCGCACGCCTTATCGAAGGCCTCAAGAATTCAATCCACGACTAA
- a CDS encoding amidohydrolase, which produces MKKILLKSALVPASFGAETRKDIVIADGRFVKIADKATDDDADGAEVVDCSRFAVFPAFYNGHSHAAMSILRGYADDMPLQKWLQEYIWPFEAKITADDIEIAARLAVLEMIKSGTVFFADMYWHREHTMKVVEEMGIRASIGVTFAESLMSPEAIEKNFEFLSKHTGESDRVCLAVAPHSVYTVGEKLLKRCAEFARSENYQVHVHLSETKQELEDCEKQYGCSPVRLLERAGMLDRNLVAAHCVHFSDDDMKAFVGSGATAVLNPCSNLKLASGIPPIDRLLRAGAKVALGTDGVSSNNNLDMREEMKFAALLAKVCGGAETLPAGDALKMASVNTARAYGIDAGEIAEGKLADCLLVDIANERMVPSHDLVSNWVYAADSSCIDSVICNGKFVMRGRRVDGEDDIKKEAEACAKRLAAVAAKSC; this is translated from the coding sequence ATGAAAAAAATCTTGTTGAAATCGGCGCTGGTGCCCGCTTCATTCGGGGCTGAAACGCGCAAGGATATCGTCATTGCGGACGGACGCTTCGTGAAAATCGCCGACAAGGCTACGGATGATGATGCCGACGGCGCCGAGGTTGTGGACTGTTCCCGTTTCGCCGTCTTTCCCGCTTTTTATAACGGCCATTCGCATGCGGCGATGTCGATTCTGCGGGGCTATGCCGACGATATGCCTCTGCAAAAGTGGCTGCAGGAATATATCTGGCCGTTCGAGGCCAAGATTACTGCCGACGATATCGAAATTGCGGCCCGCCTCGCTGTGCTCGAGATGATCAAGTCCGGAACGGTGTTCTTTGCCGACATGTACTGGCATCGTGAACATACCATGAAGGTGGTCGAGGAAATGGGAATTCGGGCCTCGATAGGGGTGACGTTTGCCGAATCCCTAATGTCTCCGGAAGCCATCGAGAAGAATTTCGAATTCCTCTCGAAGCATACGGGTGAGTCGGATCGCGTGTGTCTTGCGGTTGCTCCGCATTCCGTCTATACGGTGGGCGAGAAGCTCCTGAAGCGTTGTGCCGAATTCGCGCGTTCCGAAAATTACCAGGTCCATGTTCATTTGTCCGAGACGAAGCAGGAACTGGAAGATTGTGAAAAGCAGTATGGCTGTAGCCCGGTCCGTTTGCTGGAACGCGCCGGAATGCTGGACCGCAATCTCGTCGCGGCACATTGCGTGCATTTCTCGGATGACGACATGAAGGCTTTTGTGGGTTCCGGGGCCACGGCCGTGTTAAACCCGTGCTCGAACCTGAAACTTGCGAGCGGAATTCCGCCTATCGACCGCCTGCTGCGTGCCGGAGCGAAAGTCGCCCTCGGGACGGATGGCGTCTCTTCGAACAACAACCTCGACATGCGCGAAGAAATGAAGTTCGCCGCCCTGCTTGCAAAAGTGTGCGGTGGTGCGGAAACGCTGCCTGCGGGGGATGCCCTGAAAATGGCGTCGGTGAATACGGCCCGTGCCTACGGTATCGATGCGGGCGAGATTGCCGAAGGAAAACTCGCCGATTGTCTCTTGGTGGATATCGCGAATGAACGCATGGTGCCTTCGCATGACCTGGTGAGCAATTGGGTGTATGCCGCCGACAGTAGCTGCATCGATTCGGTCATCTGTAACGGGAAGTTCGTGATGCGTGGCCGCCGCGTGGATGGCGAGGACGATATCAAGAAAGAAGCCGAAGCCTGCGCGAAGAGGCTGGCGGCTGTCGCTGCGAAGTCTTGCTGA
- the nadB gene encoding L-aspartate oxidase has product MYDILVLGAGISGLSAAIHAAEKGLSVVILTKGAKPDGSSNYAQGGIATVTEKTDKFKFHIDDTLEAGAGLCKKEPVNILTKSGPDTIRQLVKWGVQFTPSPVDKTQFDLHLEGGHSHHRILHAADLTGKEIMRALLCELHKHKNIHYIENCYIKDLICKGEGKAKRCVGAKIIHQKTGLVENLYAKASILSTGGAGRIWQYTVCPHDSCGDGMAIAARAGAALQDIEFMQFHPTSLYAPSLKKPFLISEAVRGFGGILKNDKGEEFMNQVHPLHSLAPRDIVARAIHSEMQRLGKPNMFIDLSGRTPKDIKSHFPNIYAKCLDAGIDITKEWIPVVPAAHYMCGGVLVDTWSRTEINGLYACGEVAATGVHGANRLASNSLLESVVFAIRAVDNICDSGLLKDKISTSKASKTERVTFTKAAYWRKRKKILQDMMWTHCGIVRTVAGLNQGLKVIEGLESDVQAAIKNKETENFHFIEFLNALQVSKMILIAALHRKESRGLHYILDYPNLDPKTKHHTIYLDGKNK; this is encoded by the coding sequence ATGTACGATATTTTGGTCCTCGGTGCAGGAATTTCCGGCCTAAGTGCAGCCATACACGCCGCCGAAAAAGGCCTCTCAGTAGTCATCCTCACCAAGGGCGCGAAGCCCGACGGATCCTCCAACTACGCTCAGGGCGGCATAGCCACCGTCACCGAAAAAACAGACAAGTTCAAGTTCCATATCGACGACACGCTCGAAGCTGGCGCCGGCCTCTGCAAAAAGGAACCGGTGAACATCCTCACCAAGAGCGGCCCCGACACCATCAGGCAGCTCGTCAAGTGGGGCGTGCAGTTCACTCCCTCGCCCGTCGACAAGACCCAGTTCGACCTGCACCTCGAAGGCGGCCACAGCCACCACCGCATCCTGCATGCGGCCGACCTCACCGGCAAGGAAATCATGCGTGCGCTGCTGTGCGAACTGCACAAGCACAAGAACATCCATTATATAGAGAACTGCTACATCAAGGACCTCATCTGCAAGGGCGAAGGCAAGGCGAAGCGCTGCGTGGGCGCAAAGATCATCCACCAGAAAACCGGCCTGGTCGAGAACCTCTATGCGAAGGCCTCCATCCTCTCTACCGGCGGTGCCGGGCGCATCTGGCAGTACACCGTCTGCCCGCACGACAGCTGCGGTGACGGCATGGCGATTGCGGCACGCGCAGGGGCTGCCCTCCAGGATATCGAGTTCATGCAGTTCCACCCGACCAGTCTCTACGCACCGAGCCTCAAGAAGCCGTTCCTGATCTCGGAAGCGGTACGCGGTTTCGGCGGCATCCTCAAGAACGACAAGGGCGAAGAATTCATGAACCAGGTGCACCCGTTGCACTCGCTCGCGCCCCGCGACATCGTGGCCCGCGCCATACACAGCGAAATGCAGCGCCTCGGCAAGCCGAACATGTTCATCGACCTCTCGGGCCGTACCCCGAAGGATATCAAGAGCCACTTCCCGAACATCTACGCGAAGTGCCTCGACGCAGGTATCGACATCACGAAGGAATGGATTCCCGTGGTGCCTGCCGCACATTACATGTGCGGTGGCGTACTGGTCGACACCTGGTCCAGAACCGAGATTAACGGCCTGTACGCCTGCGGCGAAGTCGCCGCGACAGGCGTCCACGGTGCAAACCGCCTGGCCAGCAACTCCCTCCTGGAAAGCGTCGTTTTCGCCATCCGCGCCGTAGACAACATCTGCGACAGCGGGCTCCTGAAAGACAAGATTAGCACTTCGAAGGCAAGCAAGACGGAACGCGTCACCTTCACGAAGGCCGCCTACTGGCGCAAGCGCAAGAAAATCCTGCAAGACATGATGTGGACGCACTGCGGAATCGTGCGCACGGTCGCGGGCCTGAACCAGGGCCTCAAGGTTATCGAAGGTCTCGAAAGCGACGTGCAGGCCGCCATCAAGAACAAGGAAACGGAGAACTTCCACTTCATCGAGTTCCTGAACGCGCTGCAGGTTTCCAAGATGATTCTCATCGCGGCCCTCCACCGCAAGGAATCCCGCGGGCTGCACTACATTCTCGACTACCCGAATCTGGACCCGAAGACGAAGCACCATACCATCTATCTGGATGGGAAAAACAAGTAA
- the murC gene encoding Mur ligase family protein, whose translation MESYFFIGVAGVGMSAIAQYLVGKGVAVSGSDRQFGEFLAGRMEKPLVMSQLEDCGIKCFAQDGSGVVAGLNAVVVSTAIEDTNPDLKRAKELGVPVMHRSEMLAKISKEAKTIAVSGTSGKSTVTAMIYHILEYAGLQPSVMTGAGLVNLQAQGKIGNAVSGKGEWLVVEADESDGTLVRYEPEIGLILNVDKDHKEMDELQEIFLKFSHNILGNGKILIVNDAHPLAKKFSAGREFDFGFENYVGVQGTDFKTAGTHIKFRVRHLAELVNFEVPLPGKHNMENALAAVAAALRAGVSLHTCADALATFPGVFRRHQILGTFNGVTLVDDFAHNPAKIAASIKSAQDFTDGRVIAWFQPHGFGPTRFLRKDLVEFMAKTLRPKDFDFDRDNDMMFFSEIYYAGGTVTRDISAGDLADDLLLKGCEAIYIENRDECAKKMVECAQPGDTILLMGARDPSLQAYAQSVQKLLENRE comes from the coding sequence ATGGAATCTTACTTCTTTATCGGTGTTGCGGGCGTGGGTATGAGCGCCATTGCCCAGTACCTTGTTGGCAAGGGCGTTGCAGTGAGCGGGTCTGACCGCCAATTCGGCGAGTTCCTTGCGGGCCGTATGGAAAAACCGCTCGTGATGAGCCAACTCGAAGACTGCGGAATCAAGTGCTTTGCGCAGGATGGTTCGGGCGTTGTCGCGGGCCTCAATGCCGTGGTGGTGAGTACCGCCATCGAGGACACGAATCCCGATTTGAAGCGTGCGAAGGAACTCGGCGTCCCCGTGATGCACCGCAGCGAAATGCTCGCGAAGATTTCGAAAGAGGCGAAGACCATCGCCGTGAGCGGTACGAGCGGTAAGTCCACCGTGACCGCAATGATTTACCACATTCTTGAATACGCCGGATTGCAGCCTTCGGTGATGACGGGTGCCGGCCTCGTGAACCTGCAGGCACAGGGGAAGATTGGCAATGCGGTGAGCGGCAAGGGTGAATGGCTCGTGGTCGAAGCCGACGAGAGCGATGGAACGCTCGTGCGCTACGAACCGGAAATCGGCCTGATTCTGAACGTGGACAAGGATCACAAGGAGATGGACGAACTGCAGGAAATCTTCCTCAAGTTCAGTCACAACATCCTTGGCAATGGAAAGATTTTGATCGTGAACGACGCGCACCCGCTGGCGAAGAAGTTCAGCGCGGGCCGCGAATTCGATTTCGGTTTCGAAAACTATGTGGGCGTGCAGGGTACGGATTTCAAGACCGCCGGTACGCATATCAAGTTCCGCGTGCGCCACTTGGCGGAACTCGTGAACTTTGAAGTTCCGCTTCCGGGCAAGCACAACATGGAAAACGCCCTTGCGGCTGTGGCCGCGGCGCTTCGCGCCGGAGTGTCGCTCCATACCTGTGCCGATGCGCTCGCGACATTCCCGGGCGTTTTTCGCCGCCACCAGATTTTGGGAACGTTCAATGGCGTGACTCTCGTGGACGATTTTGCGCACAATCCCGCGAAGATTGCCGCGAGTATCAAGAGCGCGCAGGACTTTACCGATGGCCGCGTCATTGCCTGGTTCCAGCCGCACGGATTCGGGCCCACGCGCTTCTTGCGCAAGGACCTCGTGGAATTTATGGCGAAGACGTTGCGCCCGAAGGATTTCGATTTTGACCGCGACAACGACATGATGTTCTTCAGCGAGATTTACTATGCGGGCGGAACTGTCACGCGCGATATCAGCGCGGGCGACCTTGCCGACGATCTTTTGCTGAAGGGATGTGAGGCCATCTACATCGAAAACCGCGATGAATGCGCTAAGAAGATGGTGGAATGCGCCCAGCCGGGTGATACCATCTTGCTGATGGGCGCCCGCGACCCGAGTTTGCAGGCCTACGCGCAGAGTGTGCAGAAACTGCTGGAAAATAGGGAATAA
- a CDS encoding squalene/phytoene synthase family protein — MSKNILDTLGMGEEVLDGKQAWRYAEEILLLVSRTFALNINVLKGKLHKSILLAYLYLRIADTVEDDPDMKASEKEVLLGLFADIFRTPDLKEEAVAAFEAAFPESWRKSDHPYMNLCLHTHVVVPLLKELPEVYAAPVRDVTIEMCGGMAKFALRQEAALSSGWFTLESVADLDEYCYYVAGIVGKLLTNLFAADTCLISDARKAEMQKLDVSFGLALQVANIVKDCMEDSTRRVCFVPEEICRRHGFEHSYDMFSLPVGVADEVRADFDARRAAVMGELVAKAWRHLDDAIAYTKLVPNVKMRTRLFCLWPLFMAAENMKLIGDGSSLFASDKKVKISRDTVKKIVKTTLRHFYSDKWIERSYGKLKQEIKNTK; from the coding sequence ATGTCTAAGAATATCTTGGATACGCTCGGTATGGGCGAGGAAGTGCTCGACGGGAAGCAGGCTTGGCGGTATGCCGAAGAAATCCTTCTCCTGGTTTCGAGGACGTTTGCTCTCAACATAAACGTGTTGAAGGGCAAGCTCCACAAGAGCATCTTGCTTGCGTACCTGTACCTGCGTATCGCAGATACGGTGGAAGACGATCCCGACATGAAGGCCTCCGAGAAGGAAGTGCTGCTCGGGCTCTTTGCCGACATATTCCGCACGCCTGACTTGAAAGAGGAAGCCGTTGCCGCATTCGAGGCCGCGTTCCCTGAAAGTTGGCGCAAGTCCGACCATCCGTACATGAACCTGTGCCTGCATACGCATGTGGTGGTGCCTCTGCTCAAGGAACTGCCTGAGGTATATGCGGCTCCGGTGCGCGATGTGACCATCGAGATGTGCGGAGGCATGGCGAAGTTTGCGCTGAGGCAAGAGGCGGCGCTGAGTTCCGGCTGGTTTACGCTCGAAAGCGTCGCCGATCTGGACGAGTACTGCTACTATGTGGCAGGTATCGTTGGGAAGTTGCTCACGAACCTGTTTGCCGCGGACACTTGCCTCATCAGCGATGCCCGCAAGGCCGAGATGCAAAAGCTCGACGTGAGTTTCGGGCTTGCGCTCCAGGTGGCGAACATCGTGAAGGACTGCATGGAAGATTCTACGCGCCGTGTATGCTTTGTGCCCGAAGAAATTTGCCGCCGCCACGGCTTCGAACATTCCTACGACATGTTCAGCCTGCCGGTAGGGGTCGCAGATGAGGTTCGGGCCGATTTCGATGCCCGCCGTGCAGCCGTGATGGGTGAACTTGTCGCGAAGGCGTGGAGGCATTTGGACGATGCCATCGCGTACACGAAGCTCGTGCCGAACGTGAAGATGCGTACCCGTTTGTTCTGCCTGTGGCCGCTATTCATGGCGGCGGAGAACATGAAACTTATCGGGGACGGTTCCAGCCTTTTCGCAAGCGACAAGAAGGTGAAGATTTCTCGCGATACGGTGAAAAAGATTGTCAAGACTACCTTGCGGCATTTCTATTCCGATAAGTGGATAGAACGCTCTTATGGTAAGTTGAAACAGGAAATAAAAAATACAAAGTAA